One window of Acetonema longum DSM 6540 genomic DNA carries:
- a CDS encoding phage BR0599 family protein: MNSFLGLELSRFSSRPIELYHFNQGTFHWYYTSAGTSQGYAGKAYIPEIISSTALEQKTDDGEGAVDITVPDSNPIAAKFAAGMPAAPIWVEVIRLQRGTNETGRYFRGQITLATFKAGGGEATLQCHPPLTALGFKVPRNLYQTFCNRVLYRKGCGVNLTDYSRQVTITDIQDDRLISPGFATLPEGWLNLGHIWYQDTYRMITAHAGDWVRVLAMAPEFKIGATVTACAGCDHRKDTCKNKFNNLINFFGWYTMPKKNPFEDGIG; the protein is encoded by the coding sequence GTGAATAGTTTTTTGGGCCTAGAACTTAGCCGGTTTTCCAGCCGGCCTATCGAATTGTACCATTTTAATCAAGGGACATTCCACTGGTATTACACCAGCGCTGGGACCAGCCAGGGGTATGCGGGAAAGGCGTATATCCCGGAGATCATTTCCAGTACGGCCCTGGAGCAAAAGACCGACGATGGAGAAGGGGCTGTAGATATCACTGTGCCGGATTCCAATCCCATTGCTGCTAAATTTGCCGCCGGCATGCCGGCGGCGCCAATATGGGTAGAGGTAATCCGGCTGCAGCGCGGTACCAATGAAACCGGCAGGTATTTCCGGGGGCAGATTACCCTGGCTACATTCAAGGCAGGCGGGGGAGAGGCCACGTTACAGTGTCATCCTCCCCTCACTGCCCTTGGTTTCAAAGTCCCGCGGAATCTATACCAAACCTTTTGCAACCGTGTTCTTTACCGGAAAGGCTGCGGCGTGAATCTGACGGACTATTCCCGGCAGGTGACGATAACGGATATTCAGGACGACCGGCTGATCTCTCCCGGCTTTGCCACGCTGCCGGAAGGGTGGCTGAATTTGGGGCATATCTGGTATCAGGACACCTACCGGATGATTACCGCTCACGCCGGGGACTGGGTGCGGGTGCTGGCCATGGCGCCGGAATTTAAAATTGGGGCGACGGTCACCGCCTGCGCCGGCTGCGATCACCGCAAGGATACCTGCAAGAATAAATTCAATAATCTGATCAACTTTTTCGGATGGTATACCATGCCGAAAAAAAATCCATTTGAGGACGGTATAGGATA